The Primulina huaijiensis isolate GDHJ02 unplaced genomic scaffold, ASM1229523v2 scaffold40231, whole genome shotgun sequence genome contains a region encoding:
- the LOC140969079 gene encoding uncharacterized protein: MAGGGNFIHRVISYVANELIVNGLANSPRFQRFAVRTSKKMEELSDIAAQKKKELAEQIKDASKNFESSKNQ; encoded by the exons ATGGCTGGAGGTGGAAATTTCATTCACAGGGTAATATCTTATGTGGCCAATGAGCTTATTGTCAACGGTCTTGCCAACAG TCCAAGATTCCAGAGGTTTGCTGTGAGGACGTCAAAGAAGATGGAGGAACTATCTGATATCG CTGCTCAAAAGAAGAAAGAACTAGCTGAGCAAATCAAGGATGCGTCCAAGAACTTCGAG TCATCCAAGAACCAGTGA
- the LOC140969094 gene encoding protein trichome birefringence-like 3, whose protein sequence is MGTPRPSRGKLPLSVLIVVVCGVAFFALLYTERISSLSSKFRFKPCAKRKAAEKSVSGGRYVHASALNYAADDRFEFDPKECSLVDGKWMFNRSIKPLYSDRTCPYLDRQVSCVKNGRLDSDYRHWEWQPDDCFLPRFNPETALRKLEGKRLMFIGDSLQRGQWQSFVCLVESVIPEGKKSIKRGRVHTVFRAKEYNATIEFYWAPFLVESNTDLHIITDPKKRILRVDSVEKHARHWIGVDLLVFNTYVWWMSGLRINSLWGSFANGDEGYEELDAPVSYRIGLKTWANWMDSNINPNKTRVFFTTMSPTHQRSADWGHENGIKCFNETKPVMKKRHWGTGSDKQIMGVVKDLIHRMKIPVILLNITQLSEYRIDAHSSIYTESGGRLLTDDEKADPLHHADCIHWCLPGVPDTWNQILYAHLL, encoded by the exons ATGGGCACACCAAGACCTTCGCGTGGGAAGCTGCCTTTATCGGTTCTTATCGTTGTAGTTTGTGGTGTTGCCTTTTTTGCCCTTTTGTACACAGAAAGAATCAGCTCCCTTTCATCCAAGTTCAGGTTTAAGCCTTGTGCTAAGAGAAAGGCTGCTGAGAAGTCTGTGTCAG GTGGGAGATATGTTCATGCTAGTGCATTGAATTATGCAGCCGATGATCGGTTTGAGTTTGATCCAAAAGAGTGCAGCCTTGTCGATGGAAAATGGATGTTCAACCGTTCGATTAAGCCATTGTACTCAGACAGGACATGCCCATATCTGGACAGGCAGGTTTCATGTGTCAAGAATGGACGGCTGGATTCGGATTACAGGCACTGGGAATGGCAGCCTGATGATTGTTTCTTGCCTAG GTTCAATCCTGAAACAGCTCTGCGTAAACTTGAAGGGAAAAGGTTAATGTTCATTGGGGATTCTTTGCAAAGAGGACAGTGGCAATCCTTCGTTTGCCTCGTGGAGTCTGTGATACCAGAAGGGAAGAAATCGATCAAACGAGGCCGTGTTCATACAGTTTTCAGAGCCAAG GAGTATAATGCCACAATTGAGTTCTATTGGGCTCCATTTTTAGTGGAATCCAACACTGATTTGCACATTATAACAGATCCCAAAAAGAGAATTCTGAGAGTTGATTCAGTGGAGAAACATGCGAGACACTGGATTGGAGTTGATCTACTTGTGTTCAACACGTATGTTTGGTGGATGAGTGGCCTCAGGATCAACTCATT ATGGGGTTCGTTTGCAAACGGTGATGAAGGATATGAAGAACTAGATGCACCTGTTTCTTACCGAATAGGGCTCAAGACATGGGCAAATTGGATGGATTCAAACATTAATCCCAACAAAACTCGAGTTTTTTTCACTACAATGTCCCCTACGCACCAAAG GAGCGCGGACTGGGGGCACGAAAATGGGATCAAATGCTTCAACGAAACGAAGCCAGTGATGAAGAAACGACACTGGGGGACAGGCTCAGATAAACAGATCATGGGCGTCGTGAAAGACTTAATCCACCGGATGAAAATCCCTGTGATCTTGTTGAACATCACTCAATTATCAGAATACAGAATTGACGCACACTCTTCGATTTACACGGAATCGGGAGGAAGATTGTTGACAGATGACGAAAAGGCCGATCCTCTACACCATGCAGATTGCATACATTGGTGCTTGCCGGGAGTTCCTGATACATGGAATCAAATACTTTATGCTCATTTGTTGTAG